TGCAGACTATCCAATAATTTCGTTTGAATATATTCCCTTAAATCAATGAAAGTATGACCAATAATTCCCGCATATGCTATACCCGTATGTGCATTTTGTATTCCATAATAGTTATTAGGAACATTCATAGCACATGAATTAAGATAGTCCGGACTATAATGAGTAGGATTAATCCAACCTTTTGCAAACTCTATCGGTCCTCCATATAATGGACATTGGACTGTATCCTCAAAGCCTGGATTAGGTACAAGATTTTGAGATATGCCAACATTAAATGAATGTATGGCAATGAAAAAGAATAGAATTTTTTTAAGCATAAATCCTGGCCTTAATTAGAAATAAATCACTTCATCAGAGCATTTAAATTATTCCCTCACCACTTTTCCTGTCTTCAAAACATTTCCTTTCTCATCTATAATATTTACCAGGTACATTCCTTTTGACAGAGTTGAAATATCAATCGATGCATTATTGGAAAACTCCTGCTTCAACATAACCTGACCGAACAGGTTTAAAATGGTGACGGTTGCATTGTGGATGTTGGGTGCTTCAATATGCAGTTGATCGGTGGCGGGGTTGGGAAATATTGAAATTTGTTTTTTGTTTTTAATATCTGTAAATCCCGTGAAATTTGCAAGCATTGCAATTCGATTGATTGGATTATTTGCAATCGTTTCAAAATACCCTCCAGCAATTAATTCATCATTAAAAAAGGACATGCAAAGCGGCCCTGAGTCATAAATTGTGAACCCTAGGTTTACCCATGTATCTCCATTCCAGAACGTAATCCTATTTGCAATGCATTTTCCATCACCGGATTCGCCAAAGTCACCACAAGCGTAAAATCCTTTACCTTTTGTAATAAGATAATTTACTTGACCGCAAAGGCCCGGCATTGCATTCCATTTGCCTTCACTCCATCTTGCAATTCCATCTGCAGTATCACCTCCTGCCATATTAAAAAAGCCGCCTGTTATTAAATCATCACCATACACAGTTAAAGCAAGTACATTACCAGAGTAGATCGTACCGGCAATGGCAGTTCCACTTCCGAAGCCTTGCCACACTTTTCCATCCCACGCAGCGATATTGTTCACTTCTTTTCCATCTGCATATTTAAACAAGCCCCCGGCTATGAGCTGATCATTATACACACAGAGCGCATCAACATGTCCCGGAGTTAAAGCGCTTAACCCTCCACCAAGTGTTTCCCATTTCCTTCCCGTCCATTTTTTTAAATACCCTCCAAAATTTCCACCTGCATAGAGTGTATCATGGTAAAACTGCATGCAAAGAACTTCATCACCTAAGCCTGGCAGTCCTGTTCCTTCGATATAGGTATTTTCTTTCATGGCCGCAACAATACCACCTGTTGCGTAATAGATAGTATCATGCTTTGCTAATAATGCTGCAACCGGACTTCCTAAATAAGCATTAGGTTTTTCAGTTGAAATCCAGCTAGTGCCATTCCAAATTCCCATCATTCGAGATACCTTATCACCTGCATAGTAAAAATCACCACCTACATACAACCATT
Above is a genomic segment from Chitinophagales bacterium containing:
- a CDS encoding T9SS type A sorting domain-containing protein; translation: WLYVGGDFYYAGDKVSRMMGIWNGTSWISTEKPNAYLGSPVAALLAKHDTIYYATGGIVAAMKENTYIEGTGLPGLGDEVLCMQFYHDTLYAGGNFGGYLKKWTGRKWETLGGGLSALTPGHVDALCVYNDQLIAGGLFKYADGKEVNNIAAWDGKVWQGFGSGTAIAGTIYSGNVLALTVYGDDLITGGFFNMAGGDTADGIARWSEGKWNAMPGLCGQVNYLITKGKGFYACGDFGESGDGKCIANRITFWNGDTWVNLGFTIYDSGPLCMSFFNDELIAGGYFETIANNPINRIAMLANFTGFTDIKNKKQISIFPNPATDQLHIEAPNIHNATVTILNLFGQVMLKQEFSNNASIDISTLSKGMYLVNIIDEKGNVLKTGKVVRE